One window of the Cryptomeria japonica chromosome 7, Sugi_1.0, whole genome shotgun sequence genome contains the following:
- the LOC131030418 gene encoding dehydrodolichyl diphosphate synthase CPT3 isoform X1, with translation MEIAGKGFPWRWLSSFWLWLLSGIRKIMLWIIMGGPIPIHIAIIMDGNRRFAQKQHMAKKSGHEFGAESLMQSLKHCYEFGVKYVTIYAFSIENFKRSPEEVEALMELMRQKLQALLEKESLVNQLGIRVRLLGKLDLLPPILRQTAEKVMARTMTNNRAILNVCVAYTSTEEITQAVAGAGRRFEMGVSVDDIEGHLYTVGCPEPDLLIRTSGETRLSNFLLWQLGFCYLHACGVLWPEFSFRHLFRAVLDYQRAYPYLKHRHTVHGLLHEQECGLFHWYQSLGILPTCVGNADL, from the exons ATGGAAATCGCAGGCAAAGGATTTCCTTGGAGGTGGTTATCTTCATTTTGGCTTTGGCTGTTGAGTGGAATacgaaaaataatgttatggataATAATGGGCGGTCCTATACCCATTCACATTGCAATAATAATGGACGGCAATCGCAGATTCGCGCAGAAACAGCACATGGCGAAGAAAAGTGGCCATGAATTCGGAGCAGAAAGCTTAATGCAAAGCCTTAAACATTGTTATGAATTCGGCGTCAAATATGTGACGATCTACGCCTTCAGCATCGAGAATTTCAAGAGATCGCCAGAGGAAGTGGAAGCGCTCATGGAGTTGATGCGACAAAAGCTCCAAGCCCTCCTCGAGAAGGAAAGCCTAGTAAACCAGCTCGGCATCCGGGTTCGGCTGCTTGGAAAACTAGATCTTCTGCCCCCCATCCTCCGCCAAACCGCCGAAAAAGTCATGGCACGCACCATGACCAATAACAGAGCAATTTTGAATGTATGCGTTGCATATACATCTACAGAGGAAATAACGCAGGCTGTTGCAGGAGCCGGCCGGAGGTTTGAAATGGGCGTTTCAGTAGATGATATTGAGGGGCATTTGTACACAGTTGGCTGTCCGGAGCCTGATCTTTTGATTCGAACTTCTGGTGAAACCAGGCTGAGCAACTTTTTGCTATggcaattaggtttttgttatctGCACGCCTGCGGCGTTCTGTGGCCAGAATTTTCCTTCAGGCATTTGTTTAGGGCGGTTTTGGATTACCAGAGGGCCTACCCTTATCTCAAGCACAGACATACAG TGCATGGTTTATTACACGAGCAAGAGTGTGGTTTATttcattggtatcagagccttggcaTCCTGCCAACTTGTGTTGGTAATGCAGATCTATGA
- the LOC131030418 gene encoding dehydrodolichyl diphosphate synthase CPT3 isoform X3 — MEIAGKGFPWRWLSSFWLWLLSGIRKIMLWIIMGGPIPIHIAIIMDGNRRFAQKQHMAKKSGHEFGAESLMQSLKHCYEFGVKYVTIYAFSIENFKRSPEEVEALMELMRQKLQALLEKESLVNQLGIRVRLLGKLDLLPPILRQTAEKVMARTMTNNRAILNVCVAYTSTEEITQAVAGAGRRFEMGVSVDDIEGHLYTVGCPEPDLLIRTSGETRLSNFLLWQLGFCYLHACGVLWPEFSFRHLFRAVLDYQRAYPYLKHRHTGNG, encoded by the coding sequence ATGGAAATCGCAGGCAAAGGATTTCCTTGGAGGTGGTTATCTTCATTTTGGCTTTGGCTGTTGAGTGGAATacgaaaaataatgttatggataATAATGGGCGGTCCTATACCCATTCACATTGCAATAATAATGGACGGCAATCGCAGATTCGCGCAGAAACAGCACATGGCGAAGAAAAGTGGCCATGAATTCGGAGCAGAAAGCTTAATGCAAAGCCTTAAACATTGTTATGAATTCGGCGTCAAATATGTGACGATCTACGCCTTCAGCATCGAGAATTTCAAGAGATCGCCAGAGGAAGTGGAAGCGCTCATGGAGTTGATGCGACAAAAGCTCCAAGCCCTCCTCGAGAAGGAAAGCCTAGTAAACCAGCTCGGCATCCGGGTTCGGCTGCTTGGAAAACTAGATCTTCTGCCCCCCATCCTCCGCCAAACCGCCGAAAAAGTCATGGCACGCACCATGACCAATAACAGAGCAATTTTGAATGTATGCGTTGCATATACATCTACAGAGGAAATAACGCAGGCTGTTGCAGGAGCCGGCCGGAGGTTTGAAATGGGCGTTTCAGTAGATGATATTGAGGGGCATTTGTACACAGTTGGCTGTCCGGAGCCTGATCTTTTGATTCGAACTTCTGGTGAAACCAGGCTGAGCAACTTTTTGCTATggcaattaggtttttgttatctGCACGCCTGCGGCGTTCTGTGGCCAGAATTTTCCTTCAGGCATTTGTTTAGGGCGGTTTTGGATTACCAGAGGGCCTACCCTTATCTCAAGCACAGACATACAG
- the LOC131030418 gene encoding dehydrodolichyl diphosphate synthase CPT3 isoform X2, whose product MEIAGKGFPWRWLSSFWLWLLSGIRKIMLWIIMGGPIPIHIAIIMDGNRRFAQKQHMAKKSGHEFGAESLMQSLKHCYEFGVKYVTIYAFSIENFKRSPEEVEALMELMRQKLQALLEKESLVNQLGIRVRLLGKLDLLPPILRQTAEKVMARTMTNNRAILNVCVAYTSTEEITQAVAGAGRRFEMGVSVDDIEGHLYTVGCPEPDLLIRTSGETRLSNFLLWQLGFCYLHACGVLWPEFSFRHLFRAVLDYQRAYPYLKHRHTGFQQEKI is encoded by the coding sequence ATGGAAATCGCAGGCAAAGGATTTCCTTGGAGGTGGTTATCTTCATTTTGGCTTTGGCTGTTGAGTGGAATacgaaaaataatgttatggataATAATGGGCGGTCCTATACCCATTCACATTGCAATAATAATGGACGGCAATCGCAGATTCGCGCAGAAACAGCACATGGCGAAGAAAAGTGGCCATGAATTCGGAGCAGAAAGCTTAATGCAAAGCCTTAAACATTGTTATGAATTCGGCGTCAAATATGTGACGATCTACGCCTTCAGCATCGAGAATTTCAAGAGATCGCCAGAGGAAGTGGAAGCGCTCATGGAGTTGATGCGACAAAAGCTCCAAGCCCTCCTCGAGAAGGAAAGCCTAGTAAACCAGCTCGGCATCCGGGTTCGGCTGCTTGGAAAACTAGATCTTCTGCCCCCCATCCTCCGCCAAACCGCCGAAAAAGTCATGGCACGCACCATGACCAATAACAGAGCAATTTTGAATGTATGCGTTGCATATACATCTACAGAGGAAATAACGCAGGCTGTTGCAGGAGCCGGCCGGAGGTTTGAAATGGGCGTTTCAGTAGATGATATTGAGGGGCATTTGTACACAGTTGGCTGTCCGGAGCCTGATCTTTTGATTCGAACTTCTGGTGAAACCAGGCTGAGCAACTTTTTGCTATggcaattaggtttttgttatctGCACGCCTGCGGCGTTCTGTGGCCAGAATTTTCCTTCAGGCATTTGTTTAGGGCGGTTTTGGATTACCAGAGGGCCTACCCTTATCTCAAGCACAGACATACAG